The bacterium genome includes a window with the following:
- a CDS encoding prolyl oligopeptidase family serine peptidase encodes MHPIRPKAPVLVLALLLPLGCVQAPPHVEDPIRDYTPPRPTPNPLGAAKVVEENYEGQNVVVSLPASFDPASGDRYPLVVFFHSYDQDARQMTKLTRFAKLTADLGWIAASGDLAGPAHWGNERSIAMHQAMLRRLRERYPIDPNRIYYAGFSMGGGTALLAAIAAKGTPDAPAAVATSQGWSNLMRMREAHDGMYATSIDTAYGGALSEAQRSRTDLVARADELSGIPIYLEHGDADEYVPITHSERLKAALDAQGIVNTFKRFAGLGHNEGTIHEGVILDFFKDKRRP; translated from the coding sequence ATGCACCCGATCCGTCCGAAGGCTCCGGTCCTTGTCCTGGCGCTCTTGCTGCCGCTGGGGTGCGTCCAGGCGCCGCCCCACGTGGAGGATCCGATCCGGGACTACACGCCCCCCAGGCCCACGCCCAATCCCCTCGGGGCCGCCAAGGTCGTCGAAGAAAACTACGAGGGCCAGAACGTGGTGGTCTCCCTGCCCGCGAGCTTCGATCCGGCGAGCGGCGATCGCTACCCCTTGGTGGTCTTCTTCCACTCATACGACCAGGACGCCCGCCAAATGACCAAGCTGACGCGCTTTGCGAAGCTCACCGCCGATCTGGGCTGGATCGCAGCCTCCGGGGATCTGGCGGGGCCCGCCCACTGGGGCAACGAGCGTTCGATCGCCATGCACCAGGCCATGCTGCGGCGCCTGCGCGAGCGCTACCCGATCGATCCCAATCGGATCTACTACGCGGGCTTCTCCATGGGAGGCGGCACCGCCCTCTTGGCAGCAATTGCTGCCAAGGGGACGCCGGACGCCCCCGCCGCCGTCGCCACCAGCCAGGGCTGGAGCAACCTCATGCGGATGCGCGAGGCCCACGACGGCATGTACGCCACCTCGATCGATACGGCCTACGGCGGCGCCCTCAGCGAGGCCCAGCGCTCGCGCACCGATCTGGTCGCGCGCGCCGACGAGCTCTCGGGCATCCCCATCTACCTTGAGCACGGGGACGCGGACGAGTATGTGCCCATCACCCACTCGGAGCGCCTCAAGGCCGCCCTCGACGCGCAGGGGATCGTAAACACCTTCAAGCGCTTCGCGGGCCTCGGGCACAACGAGGGCACGATCCACGAAGGGGTGATCCTCGACTTCTTCAAGGACAAGCGACGGCCGTAA